The following proteins are encoded in a genomic region of Actinomadura sp. NAK00032:
- the tilS gene encoding tRNA lysidine(34) synthetase TilS, translating into MGPDPAVAAVRLAVRRVLADLPADVLVLAACSGGADSLALAGALAFEAPRAGRPAGGITIDHGLQDGSDERADTVVRTMAALGLDPAGSVAVTVNGPGGPENAARDARYKALDEAAGRLGSAAVLLGHTQDDQAETVLLGLARGSGARSLSGMPAEFRRQDVLYLRPLLGLDRATTRRACKAMGLEPWDDPHNVDSAYARVRVRHEALPALEKALGPGVAEALARTARMLRDDADALDDLAARAFGDLEAPEDGYRVGLSLEGLDDLPRAVRTRVLRMAAVKAGSPPGTLAAVHVDAVDRLVTAWRGQRHVDLPGGLSAVRRYAKLLFGPV; encoded by the coding sequence ATGGGGCCTGATCCTGCAGTGGCGGCTGTTCGTCTCGCGGTGCGCCGGGTCCTCGCCGACCTGCCGGCGGACGTTCTGGTGCTGGCCGCCTGCAGCGGCGGCGCCGATTCCCTGGCGCTAGCCGGTGCGCTCGCCTTCGAGGCGCCCAGGGCTGGACGCCCTGCCGGGGGCATCACGATCGACCACGGCCTACAGGACGGTTCGGACGAGCGTGCCGACACCGTAGTGCGGACCATGGCGGCGCTGGGGCTGGACCCGGCGGGCTCTGTCGCGGTCACCGTCAATGGGCCGGGCGGCCCCGAGAACGCGGCTCGTGATGCTCGCTACAAGGCCCTGGACGAGGCGGCCGGCCGCCTGGGTTCAGCGGCCGTCCTCCTAGGCCACACCCAGGACGACCAGGCCGAGACGGTTCTGCTGGGGTTGGCACGTGGTTCAGGTGCGCGATCGCTGTCCGGCATGCCGGCCGAGTTCCGGCGGCAGGACGTCCTGTACCTGAGGCCCTTGCTGGGGCTCGATCGGGCCACCACGCGCAGGGCCTGCAAGGCGATGGGGCTGGAACCCTGGGATGACCCTCACAACGTCGACTCCGCCTACGCGCGTGTGCGCGTCCGACACGAAGCTCTCCCCGCCCTGGAAAAGGCCCTCGGCCCAGGAGTGGCCGAGGCGCTGGCCAGGACGGCCCGGATGCTGCGTGACGATGCCGACGCCTTGGACGACCTGGCGGCCCGCGCGTTCGGCGATCTGGAGGCTCCTGAAGACGGCTACAGGGTGGGTCTGAGTCTGGAGGGGCTCGATGACCTGCCCAGAGCCGTCCGCACACGGGTCTTGCGGATGGCCGCGGTGAAGGCCGGGAGCCCACCGGGTACGCTCGCGGCGGTTCATGTCGATGCGGTGGACCGGCTGGTCACGGCCTGGCGCGGCCAGCGGCACGTGGATCTGCCCGGGGGGCTGAGCGCCGTCCGGCGGTATGCGAAGCTGCTGTTCGGCCCGGTCTGA
- the folE gene encoding GTP cyclohydrolase I FolE, with protein sequence MENDPPGETVHGGRFDHARIEKAVREILIGIGEDPDRDGLRDTPARVARAYAEQFAGLRQTPEDVLTTVFDADHEEMVLVKDIEVYSVCEHHLVPFHGVAHVGYTPNKRGQITGLSKLARLVDVYARRPQVQERLTSQVADALMRVLEPRGAIVVIEAEHLCMTMRGVRKPGAKTVTSAVRGDFRDHAETRSEAMSLILGRH encoded by the coding sequence ATCGAGAACGACCCGCCGGGCGAGACCGTGCACGGCGGGCGTTTCGACCACGCGCGCATCGAGAAGGCCGTCCGCGAGATCCTGATCGGCATCGGGGAGGACCCCGACCGGGACGGGCTGCGCGACACCCCGGCGCGGGTGGCGCGGGCGTACGCGGAGCAGTTCGCCGGCCTCAGGCAGACGCCTGAGGACGTGCTGACGACGGTGTTCGACGCCGACCACGAAGAGATGGTCCTGGTGAAGGACATCGAGGTCTACTCCGTATGCGAGCACCACCTCGTGCCCTTCCACGGGGTGGCGCACGTGGGGTACACGCCCAACAAGCGGGGCCAGATCACCGGTCTGTCCAAACTGGCCCGGCTGGTGGACGTGTACGCGCGGCGCCCCCAGGTGCAGGAGCGGCTCACCAGCCAGGTCGCGGACGCGCTGATGCGGGTGCTGGAGCCGCGCGGCGCGATCGTGGTGATCGAGGCCGAGCACCTGTGCATGACGATGCGCGGGGTGCGGAAGCCGGGCGCCAAGACGGTCACGTCGGCGGTGCGCGGCGACTTCCGTGATCACGCGGAGACGCGCTCGGAGGCGATGAGCCTGATCCTCGGGCGTCACTGA
- the dacB gene encoding D-alanyl-D-alanine carboxypeptidase/D-alanyl-D-alanine-endopeptidase — MILSLSLLNVFTVAAGLAVAKLTPERHLSPQPPSVAERDPVRVPASAVVAPAADSASGRPPNPSVLAGRLAALIGGPKAKINAVVVDAETRRSLYALRAGRPATPASTTKLATSVAALATVGPAYRIATRVVRGSGGGIVLVGGGDPTLTALPPRPGAGHPPYASLLDLARQTAAALKSAGVRQARVDYDVSAYQGPTTAAGWKPNYLPDGEVAPVTALTVDEGRVAPTDPTKKTRVSNPPASASRQFAYLLSKQGIRAKAGRRTVAQEGAASLGTVHSPPMSALVEHLLTDSDNDVAEAVARQVAIKVGQPPTFAGAAQAVQQALAKLGVAEGVSVNDGSGLSPRNRISPIALARIVSLAAGEKHPELRSVITGLPVAGFSGTLSPPRYTTVGSRAGAGMVRAKTGTLAGVSTLAGLAYDADGRLLAFAFMAGDGKGPVDPGKLDQLAATVASCGCG, encoded by the coding sequence GTGATCCTGTCGCTGTCCCTCCTTAACGTTTTCACCGTCGCCGCCGGGCTGGCAGTGGCGAAACTCACACCCGAGCGTCATCTGTCCCCGCAGCCGCCCAGCGTGGCCGAGCGCGACCCGGTACGCGTTCCGGCGTCCGCGGTCGTGGCCCCCGCGGCCGATTCCGCGTCGGGCCGGCCGCCGAACCCCTCCGTCCTGGCTGGACGGCTGGCGGCGCTGATCGGCGGGCCGAAGGCGAAGATCAACGCGGTGGTCGTCGACGCCGAGACGCGCCGGTCCCTGTACGCGCTGCGCGCCGGACGGCCCGCCACCCCCGCCTCCACCACGAAACTGGCGACATCGGTCGCGGCGCTGGCCACGGTCGGCCCCGCGTACCGGATCGCCACTCGGGTCGTGCGCGGCAGCGGCGGCGGAATCGTACTGGTCGGAGGCGGGGATCCTACCCTGACGGCCCTGCCGCCACGTCCGGGGGCCGGGCACCCGCCCTATGCGTCCCTCTTGGACCTGGCCCGCCAGACGGCCGCCGCGCTCAAGTCCGCTGGTGTACGCCAGGCGCGTGTTGACTACGACGTGTCCGCCTACCAGGGCCCTACTACAGCGGCCGGGTGGAAGCCCAATTACCTGCCGGACGGCGAGGTCGCGCCTGTGACCGCACTGACCGTCGACGAGGGCCGCGTAGCGCCGACGGACCCGACCAAGAAGACGCGGGTCTCCAACCCACCCGCCAGTGCTTCGAGGCAGTTCGCGTACCTGCTGTCCAAGCAGGGCATCAGGGCGAAGGCAGGACGAAGGACGGTGGCGCAGGAAGGCGCTGCGAGCCTCGGCACCGTTCACTCACCGCCGATGTCCGCCCTGGTGGAGCATCTGCTGACCGACAGCGACAACGACGTCGCTGAAGCGGTGGCCCGCCAGGTCGCCATCAAGGTGGGGCAGCCGCCGACGTTCGCGGGCGCGGCGCAGGCCGTCCAGCAGGCCCTGGCTAAGCTCGGTGTGGCCGAAGGGGTCTCGGTCAACGACGGCAGCGGTTTGTCGCCGCGGAACCGGATCTCACCGATCGCGCTGGCCAGGATCGTCTCGCTCGCAGCGGGCGAGAAGCACCCGGAGTTGCGTTCGGTCATCACGGGCCTGCCCGTCGCGGGGTTCTCGGGGACGCTGAGCCCGCCGCGCTACACCACGGTGGGCAGCCGGGCGGGCGCCGGCATGGTCCGCGCCAAGACCGGCACCTTGGCGGGCGTCAGCACGCTGGCCGGGCTCGCATATGACGCGGATGGGCGGCTGCTCGCCTTCGCCTTCATGGCGGGGGACGGCAAAGGCCCGGTCGACCCGGGCAAACTGGACCAACTGGCTGCGACGGTCGCGTCCTGCGGCTGCGGTTGA
- the hpt gene encoding hypoxanthine phosphoribosyltransferase, which produces MDEKDLGADLAKVLIPESDLQAKVRELAGQIDADYAGKDLLLVGVLKGAVMIMADLARSLHTPASMDWMAVSSYGSGTKSSGVVRILKDLDTDIIDRHVLIVEDIVDSGLTLSWLVSNLLSRGPASLEICALLRKPEAVKTDLDVKYIGFDIPNEFVIGYGLDYAEKYRNLPFVGTLAPHVYGGDGA; this is translated from the coding sequence GTGGACGAGAAGGACCTGGGCGCCGACCTGGCGAAAGTACTGATCCCCGAAAGCGATCTGCAGGCCAAGGTGCGGGAGCTCGCCGGGCAGATCGACGCCGACTACGCGGGCAAGGACCTGCTGCTCGTCGGGGTCCTCAAGGGCGCCGTCATGATCATGGCGGACCTGGCGCGGTCGCTGCACACGCCCGCGTCGATGGACTGGATGGCGGTGTCGTCCTACGGCTCGGGCACGAAGTCCTCGGGCGTCGTGCGCATCCTCAAGGACCTCGACACCGACATCATCGACCGGCACGTCCTGATCGTGGAGGACATCGTCGACTCCGGTCTGACCCTGTCGTGGCTGGTGAGCAACCTTCTCTCGCGTGGGCCGGCCTCCCTGGAGATCTGCGCGCTGCTGCGCAAGCCGGAGGCGGTCAAGACCGACCTCGACGTGAAGTACATCGGGTTCGACATCCCCAACGAGTTCGTCATCGGGTACGGGCTCGACTATGCGGAGAAGTACAGGAACCTGCCGTTCGTCGGCACGCTCGCCCCGCACGTGTACGGCGGGGACGGGGCCTGA
- a CDS encoding NlpC/P60 family protein, translating to MLRLVAFGSGLALGMSLLVPAASARPSADPGPSAKDVERTERQVRERAAEVGRTKAKLAQADGELDRLSVAAETAIERYNGERVQLLRAQRAYWDTQGRVTEAYRRVEESRAELASFAAQVYRDNTGYDQISSALVGHGGPQGFMDRAGMVEMLAKRRAAMIDRVEASKNVADVFRRQAETAFEEQQAVTRRADEAKRFAEQAVARQQASVQRIETEKRRLERRLGDAQAHAARVKRAREKAREKAEAHKARSAFAGSEAPATGLTSSAARGAIAARAALKWLGTPYAWGGGNMLGPSQGFAQGAGTVGFDCSGLAMYAWNKAGVRLDHWTGTQWTSGPHVPTSALRPGDLVFFATDSSNPATIHHVGVYIGDGQMVEAPYTGAEVRVSSIHRGDLIGATRPSG from the coding sequence ATGCTGCGGCTGGTCGCCTTCGGCTCCGGGCTCGCTCTGGGCATGAGCCTGCTGGTGCCGGCCGCGTCCGCCCGTCCGTCCGCCGACCCCGGCCCTAGCGCGAAGGACGTCGAACGGACCGAACGCCAGGTGAGGGAACGGGCGGCCGAAGTCGGCCGGACGAAGGCCAAGCTCGCACAGGCGGACGGGGAACTCGACAGGCTCAGCGTCGCTGCGGAGACCGCCATAGAGCGCTACAACGGCGAGCGGGTGCAGTTGCTACGCGCGCAGCGCGCGTACTGGGACACCCAAGGCCGGGTTACCGAGGCATATCGGAGGGTGGAGGAGAGCAGGGCCGAACTGGCGTCCTTCGCTGCTCAGGTCTATCGGGACAACACCGGCTACGACCAGATCTCGTCGGCGCTGGTCGGCCATGGCGGCCCGCAGGGCTTCATGGACCGTGCGGGGATGGTCGAGATGCTCGCGAAACGGCGAGCGGCCATGATCGACCGTGTGGAGGCGTCCAAGAACGTCGCGGACGTGTTCCGCCGCCAGGCGGAGACCGCGTTCGAGGAGCAGCAAGCCGTGACCCGGCGGGCCGACGAGGCCAAGCGGTTCGCGGAACAGGCGGTGGCCAGGCAGCAGGCGTCCGTCCAACGCATCGAAACCGAGAAGCGGCGCCTTGAGCGTCGACTCGGCGATGCTCAAGCCCATGCTGCTCGGGTCAAGCGCGCGCGGGAGAAGGCCAGAGAGAAGGCAGAGGCGCACAAGGCCCGTTCCGCCTTCGCCGGCTCAGAGGCTCCGGCCACGGGACTGACTTCGTCCGCCGCGCGCGGTGCGATCGCCGCTCGGGCAGCGCTGAAGTGGCTGGGCACCCCGTACGCGTGGGGTGGAGGCAACATGCTCGGGCCCAGCCAGGGGTTCGCTCAAGGCGCGGGCACGGTCGGCTTCGATTGCTCGGGTCTCGCCATGTACGCCTGGAACAAGGCCGGTGTACGGCTGGACCATTGGACCGGCACTCAATGGACGTCAGGCCCCCACGTTCCCACGAGCGCGTTGCGTCCGGGGGATCTGGTCTTCTTCGCCACGGATTCGTCCAACCCCGCCACCATCCACCATGTCGGCGTCTACATCGGCGACGGCCAGATGGTGGAAGCGCCCTACACGGGGGCCGAGGTCCGCGTATCCAGCATTCACCGGGGTGACCTGATCGGCGCCACCCGTCCGTCGGGATGA
- the ftsH gene encoding ATP-dependent zinc metalloprotease FtsH — protein sequence MDVKRYFRGPLLWILLFGILVALVMWGVNPGRSFEKVDTSKVVQEINSGQVKSAKIVDKDQRIELTLRNDKRQQASWVDGQGLQLQQQLQKQVDAGKLPGGYNVDVPKQSFFLNLLFSLLPIVVIVLIFLFIMNQMQGGGSRVMNFGKSKAKLITKDTPKTTFADVAGAEEALEELEEIKDFLQNPAKFQSIGAKIPKGVLLYGPPGTGKTLLARAVAGEAGVPFYSISGSDFVEMFVGVGASRVRDLFEQAKTNAPSIIFIDEIDAVGRHRGAGLGGGHDEREQTLNQLLVEMDGFDVKGGVILIAATNRPDILDPALLRPGRFDRQVTVDRPDLEGRKGILRVHGRGKPFAQDVDLDVIARRTPGFTGADLANVINEAALLTARFDRKLIDMDTLEESIDRVMAGPERKTRVMSEKEKKIIAYHEGGHALVAHALPNSDPVHKVTILPRGRALGYTMTLPMEDKFLTTRSEMNDQLAMLLGGRTAEELVFHEPTTGAANDIEKASSIARNMVTEYGMSERLGARKFGSGQGEVFLGRDMGHERDYSEDIASAIDDEVRRYIESAHDTAWEILVEYRDVLDELVVNLMEKETLSKDQVLEIFAPIQKRPHQNSYTGYGKRLPSDRPPVLTPKELALLGPQDVTDLTKNNGQGGVASEAVDPSQGES from the coding sequence ATGGACGTGAAGCGCTACTTTCGCGGGCCGCTGCTGTGGATCCTGCTGTTCGGCATCTTGGTCGCCCTCGTCATGTGGGGCGTCAACCCCGGCCGTTCGTTCGAGAAGGTCGACACCTCCAAGGTGGTCCAGGAGATCAACAGCGGCCAGGTCAAATCGGCCAAGATCGTTGACAAGGACCAGCGGATCGAGCTGACCCTCAGGAACGACAAGCGGCAGCAGGCATCCTGGGTGGACGGCCAGGGGCTCCAGTTGCAGCAGCAGCTGCAGAAGCAGGTCGACGCCGGCAAGCTCCCCGGCGGTTACAACGTCGATGTCCCCAAGCAGAGCTTCTTCCTGAACCTGCTGTTCAGCCTGTTGCCCATCGTGGTCATCGTGCTGATCTTCCTGTTCATCATGAACCAGATGCAGGGCGGCGGCTCTCGGGTGATGAACTTCGGCAAGTCCAAGGCCAAGCTCATCACCAAGGACACCCCGAAGACCACCTTCGCCGACGTGGCCGGGGCCGAGGAGGCCCTGGAGGAACTGGAAGAGATCAAGGACTTCCTGCAGAACCCGGCGAAGTTCCAGTCGATCGGCGCCAAGATTCCCAAGGGCGTGCTCCTGTACGGCCCGCCCGGCACCGGTAAGACGCTGCTCGCGCGCGCGGTCGCCGGTGAGGCCGGTGTGCCGTTCTACTCGATCTCCGGTTCGGACTTCGTGGAGATGTTCGTCGGTGTCGGCGCGTCCCGCGTCCGCGACCTGTTCGAGCAGGCCAAGACGAACGCCCCCTCGATCATCTTCATCGACGAGATCGACGCCGTCGGCCGGCACCGCGGCGCCGGGCTCGGCGGCGGCCACGACGAGCGCGAGCAGACCCTCAACCAGCTGCTGGTCGAGATGGACGGCTTCGACGTCAAGGGCGGCGTGATCCTGATCGCCGCGACGAACCGCCCCGACATCCTGGACCCGGCGCTGCTGCGTCCGGGCCGGTTCGACCGGCAGGTCACCGTGGACCGCCCCGACCTGGAGGGCCGCAAGGGCATCCTGCGGGTGCACGGGCGCGGCAAGCCGTTCGCGCAGGACGTCGACCTCGACGTCATCGCGCGGCGCACCCCGGGCTTCACCGGTGCCGACCTGGCCAACGTCATCAACGAGGCGGCGCTGCTCACGGCCCGCTTCGACCGCAAGCTGATCGACATGGACACCCTCGAGGAGTCCATCGACCGCGTCATGGCCGGGCCCGAGCGCAAGACCCGCGTGATGTCGGAGAAGGAAAAGAAGATCATCGCCTACCACGAGGGCGGGCACGCTCTGGTGGCGCACGCGCTGCCGAACTCCGACCCCGTGCACAAGGTGACGATCCTGCCGCGCGGGCGGGCCCTGGGCTACACCATGACCCTCCCGATGGAGGACAAGTTCCTCACCACGCGCTCCGAGATGAACGACCAGCTCGCCATGCTGCTCGGTGGGCGCACCGCAGAGGAACTGGTGTTCCACGAGCCGACCACCGGTGCGGCCAACGACATCGAGAAGGCCAGCTCCATCGCGCGCAACATGGTGACCGAGTACGGCATGAGCGAGCGCCTGGGCGCCCGTAAGTTCGGCTCTGGCCAGGGTGAGGTCTTCCTTGGCCGCGACATGGGGCACGAGCGCGACTACTCCGAGGACATAGCGTCCGCGATCGACGACGAGGTCCGTCGCTACATCGAGTCCGCGCACGACACCGCCTGGGAGATCCTGGTCGAGTACCGGGACGTCCTGGACGAGCTCGTCGTGAACCTGATGGAGAAGGAGACCCTGTCGAAGGACCAGGTGCTGGAGATCTTCGCGCCGATCCAGAAGCGGCCGCACCAGAACTCCTACACCGGCTACGGCAAGCGCCTCCCGTCCGACCGTCCTCCGGTGCTGACGCCCAAGGAGCTGGCCCTGCTCGGCCCGCAGGACGTCACCGACCTCACCAAGAACAACGGCCAGGGCGGTGTCGCCTCCGAGGCGGTCGACCCGTCCCAGGGTGAGAGCTGA
- a CDS encoding nuclear transport factor 2 family protein, whose protein sequence is MSRAVNRADVDEVHAEFYAAFEAGDFDRMSAVWADGQYASGVSCVHPGWTMLRGREEVLRSWALIMANTPYIQFVLTDVETDVYGDHAVVTCKENVLTADEETETGFLAGGSIVATNVFVRTGGEWRLLLHHGSPVLNVVDAEEE, encoded by the coding sequence ATGAGCCGTGCCGTGAACCGCGCCGACGTGGACGAGGTCCACGCCGAGTTCTATGCCGCGTTCGAGGCCGGCGACTTCGACCGCATGTCGGCCGTATGGGCCGACGGTCAGTACGCCTCAGGCGTGTCCTGCGTGCACCCGGGCTGGACGATGCTGCGCGGGCGCGAGGAGGTGCTGCGCTCCTGGGCGCTCATCATGGCCAACACGCCCTACATCCAGTTCGTGCTGACCGATGTCGAGACGGACGTGTACGGCGACCACGCCGTGGTGACGTGCAAGGAGAACGTGCTCACCGCCGACGAGGAGACGGAGACGGGGTTCCTCGCCGGAGGCAGCATCGTGGCGACGAACGTGTTCGTACGGACCGGTGGGGAGTGGCGGCTCCTGCTCCACCACGGTTCCC
- the folP gene encoding dihydropteroate synthase — protein sequence MGVVNVTPDSFSDGGAWFDPEKAVRHGLDLAAEGADIVDVGGESTRPGAQRVSREEELRRVVPVIEALSAENVPVSVDTMRAEVAEAAVGVGARLVNDVSGGLADPDMPRVVAAADVPYVVMHWRGHSHDMQTRAIYADVVREVRDELLQRVDAVLREGVDPSMIVLDPGLGFAKSPRAGHNWRLLARLDALAATGYPVLVGASRKSFLTKLLADPDGTPRAFAECDDATVATTSLAAVAGAWCVRVHRVRPNADAVRVAAAISAARLPDEGPLGEVRRPQDESSEPAAADGRAQQGGHRP from the coding sequence ATGGGCGTGGTCAACGTGACCCCGGACTCGTTCTCGGACGGCGGCGCATGGTTCGATCCCGAGAAGGCCGTCCGCCATGGGCTGGACCTCGCCGCGGAGGGCGCCGACATCGTGGACGTGGGCGGCGAGTCCACGCGGCCCGGTGCGCAGCGTGTGTCGCGGGAAGAGGAACTGCGCCGCGTGGTCCCGGTCATAGAGGCGCTCAGCGCCGAGAACGTCCCCGTCAGTGTGGACACCATGCGGGCGGAGGTCGCGGAGGCCGCCGTCGGCGTGGGCGCCCGGCTGGTCAACGACGTCAGTGGCGGCCTCGCCGATCCGGACATGCCGCGCGTGGTCGCCGCCGCGGACGTCCCCTATGTGGTCATGCATTGGCGCGGCCACAGCCACGACATGCAGACCCGTGCCATCTACGCGGATGTGGTCCGCGAGGTGCGCGATGAGCTTCTGCAGAGGGTCGATGCCGTTCTGCGGGAGGGCGTCGACCCGTCGATGATCGTGCTCGACCCGGGGCTCGGTTTCGCCAAGAGCCCCAGGGCCGGCCATAACTGGAGGCTCTTGGCCCGGCTCGACGCGCTGGCCGCCACCGGGTATCCGGTGCTGGTCGGTGCGTCGCGCAAGAGCTTCCTCACGAAGCTGCTGGCCGACCCTGATGGAACGCCCCGTGCGTTCGCCGAATGCGATGACGCCACGGTGGCCACCACGTCGCTGGCCGCAGTGGCTGGAGCCTGGTGCGTACGGGTTCACCGCGTCCGTCCCAACGCGGACGCGGTGCGTGTGGCGGCCGCCATCAGTGCGGCCCGCCTGCCCGATGAGGGGCCGCTCGGCGAAGTACGCCGGCCCCAGGACGAAAGCTCGGAACCGGCCGCGGCGGACGGTCGCGCCCAGCAAGGGGGACACCGCCCATGA
- a CDS encoding inorganic diphosphatase, producing MDFDVTIEIPKGQRNKYEVDHETGRIRLDRMLFTSTQYPADYGFIEDTLGEDGDPLDALVLLQEPTFPGCLIRCRAVGMFRMTDEAGGDDKVLCVPATDPRMEHLRDIHHVAEFDRLEIQHFFEVYKDLEPGKSVEGASWVGRVEAELEIERSRKRAADQGGH from the coding sequence TTGGATTTCGACGTCACCATTGAGATCCCGAAGGGCCAGCGGAACAAGTACGAGGTGGACCACGAGACGGGGCGCATCCGGCTCGACCGCATGCTGTTCACCTCGACGCAGTACCCGGCCGACTACGGGTTCATCGAGGACACCCTAGGGGAGGACGGCGACCCGCTGGACGCGCTCGTCCTGCTGCAGGAGCCGACCTTCCCCGGCTGCCTCATCCGCTGCCGCGCGGTGGGCATGTTCCGGATGACCGACGAGGCCGGTGGTGACGACAAGGTCCTGTGCGTCCCCGCCACCGACCCCCGCATGGAGCACCTGCGCGACATCCACCACGTCGCCGAGTTCGACCGGCTGGAGATCCAGCACTTCTTCGAGGTCTACAAGGACCTGGAGCCCGGCAAGTCCGTCGAGGGCGCCAGCTGGGTGGGGCGTGTCGAAGCCGAGCTGGAGATCGAGCGTTCCCGGAAGCGCGCCGCGGACCAGGGCGGCCACTGA
- a CDS encoding zinc-dependent metalloprotease produces the protein MIDWNVAVQAGTRLVRPGPQVSYDEAREVVKELRELSKIAHGHVRDFTGMASELDPDPATVVDRPGWIRANVDGFRVVLEPLIEQMSERRGPGPLGGAGNMVVQAVGSRVTGMQVGAILAYMASRVLGQYELFLPPDPTGRTATGRLTLVAPNIVHVEQELGVESRDFRLWVCLHEETHRAQFTGVPWLREYVQDQMTKFLLASDLDPGAMLDRIRDAAEAVADAVRGGDANLIDAIQSPEQREILDRLTAVMTLVEGHGDYVMDAVGPEVVPSVQQIRSRFQGRREGGTKLDKTIRRLLGIDLKMKQYAEGSRFVRRVVAEVGMSGFNQVWQSPETLPTHDEIKEPALWMDRVVGPRALDAPPKANEA, from the coding sequence ATGATCGACTGGAATGTGGCCGTTCAGGCCGGAACCCGGCTCGTGAGGCCGGGACCGCAGGTCAGCTATGACGAGGCCCGCGAGGTCGTGAAGGAGCTGCGCGAACTTTCCAAGATCGCCCACGGGCATGTGCGGGACTTCACCGGCATGGCGTCCGAGCTCGACCCGGACCCGGCGACGGTCGTGGACAGGCCCGGTTGGATCCGCGCGAACGTGGACGGCTTCCGGGTGGTGCTGGAGCCGCTCATCGAGCAGATGTCCGAGCGGCGCGGTCCCGGGCCCCTCGGCGGTGCGGGGAACATGGTCGTCCAGGCGGTCGGTTCCCGGGTGACCGGTATGCAGGTGGGCGCGATCCTGGCCTACATGGCGAGCCGTGTCCTGGGGCAGTACGAACTGTTCCTGCCGCCCGACCCGACGGGACGTACGGCGACGGGGCGGTTGACTCTGGTCGCGCCCAACATCGTCCATGTCGAGCAGGAACTGGGCGTGGAGTCGCGTGACTTCCGCCTCTGGGTGTGCCTGCACGAGGAGACGCACCGCGCCCAGTTCACCGGTGTCCCCTGGCTGCGCGAGTACGTCCAGGACCAGATGACCAAGTTCCTGCTCGCGTCCGACCTCGACCCAGGCGCGATGCTCGACCGCATCCGGGACGCGGCCGAGGCCGTCGCCGACGCGGTCCGCGGTGGCGACGCCAACCTCATCGACGCGATCCAGAGCCCGGAGCAGCGCGAGATCCTCGATCGCCTGACCGCCGTGATGACCCTTGTGGAGGGGCACGGCGACTACGTGATGGACGCCGTCGGCCCGGAGGTCGTGCCGTCCGTCCAGCAGATCAGGTCGCGGTTCCAGGGGCGCCGTGAGGGCGGCACCAAGCTCGACAAGACGATCCGGCGCCTGCTGGGCATCGATCTGAAGATGAAGCAGTACGCGGAGGGCTCGCGGTTCGTGCGACGGGTCGTCGCCGAGGTGGGCATGAGCGGCTTCAACCAGGTCTGGCAGTCGCCGGAGACGCTCCCCACGCACGACGAGATCAAGGAACCCGCGCTCTGGATGGACCGTGTGGTCGGCCCCAGGGCGCTCGACGCGCCGCCCAAGGCCAACGAAGCCTGA